The following proteins come from a genomic window of Micavibrio aeruginosavorus EPB:
- a CDS encoding DJ-1/PfpI family protein, translated as MSKMLSGQNVAILTANGFNQHDLIEAQKALLAAGAKVKIISPDQGLISGWDGQGWGHNFPVDQSLATALGADYDMLVIPGGSRALDKLQTTAHTRRFINNFMTMAKPVALFGDAASILVFAEQANGRVVAVAEAAKAVLETAGATVVDDVMAMDGNLMSSPVVDGEQRQGLIVQMLDFFAGNAKLAQAA; from the coding sequence ATGAGTAAAATGCTCTCCGGACAAAACGTAGCCATCCTGACCGCCAACGGTTTCAACCAACATGATTTGATCGAAGCCCAGAAAGCCCTGTTGGCCGCTGGTGCAAAGGTAAAGATTATCAGCCCGGATCAAGGTTTGATCAGCGGCTGGGACGGGCAGGGCTGGGGCCACAATTTTCCGGTGGATCAATCACTGGCGACCGCACTGGGCGCCGATTACGACATGCTGGTCATCCCGGGCGGCAGCCGCGCGCTGGATAAACTGCAAACCACGGCGCATACCCGCCGTTTCATCAACAATTTCATGACGATGGCCAAGCCAGTTGCGTTGTTTGGCGATGCGGCGTCCATTCTGGTCTTCGCTGAACAAGCCAATGGCCGTGTTGTGGCCGTTGCCGAAGCCGCGAAAGCTGTGCTGGAAACAGCGGGCGCAACGGTGGTGGACGATGTGATGGCCATGGACGGTAACCTGATGTCCTCCCCGGTGGTTGACGGTGAACAACGTCAGGGCCTGATCGTACAAATGCTGGACTTTTTCGCTGGAAACGCCAAACTGGCGCAAGCAGCATAA
- a CDS encoding toxin co-regulated pilus biosynthesis Q family protein — protein MMIRKIFLMGNVCFSLGMGAAHAETGAVPSSAWLVGPASMSAAGAGGVAGIPCIVTNQFNNGYSFRFSGGGDRLLAVAIDIGQPTLTKGQDYDVEIDVPGEFFQLVSASAHDDRTLLISLKNMPDVYAALKKARNVAIRVQDGPSAEFVMVGLSEGFKRMESCYNGGGDGAPSVPSQREAKAPLPAGVFEIKSTSGDKIVMPDAPVPAMDAPAPALPPVTAGAAVPPMAPTGEMGALTPMPGEQSGGVSGDVVSIEKLLDRAADDNARAYAEAAGILAKAKQGENTGRALAAKGIEPPPAAPAVEEKVKEVSSGHALAGSWADPTVKRANPSDIVRGDVATRTASGASSNTAPGQRWAAVKGQDLRSTIESWGAQQGLQVIWMADSPYTVQRSVSFQGPLTGALSRLLEQFSNETERPVGRIYNDPTLNGQVLVVESDRAWRGQ, from the coding sequence ATGATGATCCGCAAAATTTTCCTGATGGGCAATGTGTGTTTTTCATTGGGTATGGGGGCCGCACATGCCGAAACCGGTGCCGTGCCCAGCAGCGCATGGCTGGTGGGTCCGGCGTCGATGTCGGCGGCGGGTGCGGGCGGTGTTGCGGGCATTCCCTGTATTGTGACGAACCAGTTTAATAACGGATACAGCTTCCGCTTTTCCGGCGGTGGTGATCGTTTGCTGGCCGTGGCGATTGATATTGGCCAGCCGACCCTGACCAAGGGGCAGGATTACGATGTTGAGATCGATGTGCCGGGCGAATTTTTTCAATTGGTTTCCGCATCGGCGCACGATGACCGCACGCTGTTGATCAGCCTGAAAAATATGCCGGATGTTTATGCGGCCCTGAAAAAAGCGCGCAATGTCGCCATTCGTGTGCAGGATGGCCCGTCCGCTGAATTTGTCATGGTGGGGTTGTCCGAAGGCTTTAAGCGCATGGAATCCTGCTACAACGGCGGTGGCGATGGTGCGCCGTCTGTACCGTCGCAACGCGAGGCCAAGGCCCCGCTGCCCGCCGGTGTGTTTGAAATCAAAAGCACCAGTGGTGATAAAATCGTAATGCCCGATGCGCCGGTTCCGGCCATGGATGCACCGGCTCCGGCCCTGCCGCCTGTTACGGCGGGGGCTGCGGTGCCGCCAATGGCACCGACCGGTGAAATGGGGGCGTTGACGCCCATGCCCGGTGAACAAAGCGGTGGCGTTTCCGGCGATGTTGTTTCAATCGAGAAACTCTTGGATCGCGCGGCTGATGATAATGCCCGCGCCTATGCCGAGGCGGCTGGTATTCTGGCCAAGGCCAAGCAGGGTGAAAATACCGGTCGGGCGTTGGCCGCCAAAGGGATTGAACCGCCGCCCGCGGCACCCGCCGTCGAAGAAAAGGTCAAAGAAGTGTCGAGCGGCCACGCGCTGGCCGGAAGCTGGGCTGATCCTACGGTCAAGCGTGCCAACCCATCCGACATTGTTCGCGGTGATGTTGCCACCCGCACGGCCAGTGGTGCGTCGTCCAACACGGCACCGGGACAACGCTGGGCCGCCGTGAAGGGACAGGATTTGCGGTCCACCATTGAATCCTGGGGCGCGCAACAGGGGTTGCAGGTGATCTGGATGGCGGATTCGCCCTACACCGTGCAACGCTCGGTCAGTTTCCAAGGGCCATTGACGGGGGCGTTGTCGCGCCTGCTGGAGCAATTTAGCAATGAGACCGAGCGACCCGTCGGCCGTATTTACAATGATCCGACCCTGAACGGTCAGGTTTTGGTGGTCGAATCCGACCGGGCCTGGCGAGGGCAATAA
- the prfB gene encoding peptide chain release factor 2 (programmed frameshift), with product MRADIQALVNDINESLALLRRHFDWDTAIDRLAELTSLSEDPDLWSNADKAQTIMKERNRLDQKVRSVRAVENSMNDCLGLIEMGEEEGDQSIVDEAEAALKKLRDDAQRMQITSLLSGEADANDAFLEVHAGSGGTEAQDWGEILLRMYTRWAEQHGYRVTLLQRSDGEEAGIKAATIKIEGENAYGWLKSETGVHRLVRISPYDSNARRHTSFSSVAVSPVIDDTIEIEVLDKDLKVDTYRSSGAGGQHVNTTDSAIRITHIPSGIIVACQAERSQHKNRDTAMSMLRARLYEMELKKREDASQASYGEKTEIGWGHQIRSYVLQPYQMVKDLRTEVENTDAFGVLDGDLDRFLEASLAHGLEDKSGNKQTA from the exons ATGCGTGCAGATATTCAAGCGCTGGTCAACGACATCAACGAGTCGCTGGCCTTGCTGAGGAGGCAT TTTGACTGGGATACAGCGATCGACCGTCTGGCCGAACTGACATCCCTGAGCGAAGACCCGGATCTTTGGTCCAACGCGGACAAAGCCCAAACCATCATGAAGGAACGCAACCGTCTGGATCAAAAGGTTCGGTCGGTGCGGGCTGTTGAAAACAGCATGAATGATTGCCTCGGCCTGATTGAAATGGGCGAAGAAGAGGGTGATCAATCCATCGTGGACGAAGCAGAAGCCGCATTAAAAAAACTGCGCGATGATGCACAGCGTATGCAGATCACCAGCCTGCTGTCCGGCGAAGCCGACGCCAATGATGCGTTTTTGGAAGTGCATGCCGGGTCCGGCGGCACCGAGGCGCAGGATTGGGGTGAAATCCTGTTGCGTATGTACACGCGGTGGGCGGAACAACATGGCTACCGCGTGACCTTGCTTCAACGCAGTGATGGTGAAGAGGCGGGGATCAAAGCCGCCACGATCAAGATCGAAGGCGAAAATGCGTATGGCTGGTTGAAATCCGAAACGGGCGTGCATCGTCTGGTGCGTATTTCGCCGTATGATTCCAACGCGCGTCGTCATACCAGCTTTTCATCCGTCGCCGTATCGCCGGTCATTGACGACACAATTGAAATCGAAGTGCTGGACAAAGATTTGAAGGTGGATACGTATCGGTCCAGCGGCGCAGGTGGACAGCACGTGAACACGACCGATTCCGCCATTCGTATCACGCACATTCCATCCGGCATTATTGTGGCGTGTCAGGCCGAACGGTCCCAGCACAAAAACCGCGATACCGCGATGAGCATGTTGCGCGCGCGATTGTACGAAATGGAATTGAAAAAACGCGAAGATGCGTCACAGGCATCGTACGGCGAAAAAACAGAAATCGGCTGGGGGCACCAGATCCGGTCTTATGTGTTGCAGCCCTATCAAATGGTCAAGGATCTGCGTACCGAAGTGGAAAACACCGATGCGTTCGGCGTTCTGGATGGCGATTTGGATCGCTTTCTGGAAGCGTCACTGGCGCATGGGTTGGAAGATAAATCCGGTAACAAACAAACCGCATAA
- a CDS encoding OmpA family protein has product MIKLRGVVLAGLALSLAACSGVSSHSEVEALNEVQPVGSPFTQSLAAEYRDFANREMNDMFDYPDAIHFARKGLAAAGGDAVMPEPISDWNLLPRHMEELSAGRGRLINAFDRGARDIAPQLSAVAQARFDCWIEQQEENWQEDDIGACKSQFAEAMAQLEALLPAPAPMPAEDVMAPVSALDMGASDPMAAADSMYLVFFDFDSSVVNAGGNSVLDAVAAEISKRSVNMVSVVGHTDSSGSDAYNDKLAMRRGNAVRDALIKRGIDPAKINVEGRGERELLVKTADGVREPANRRGQISFQ; this is encoded by the coding sequence ATGATTAAGCTGCGCGGCGTTGTTTTAGCAGGACTGGCCTTGTCCCTGGCGGCATGTTCCGGTGTTTCGAGCCACAGTGAAGTTGAAGCCCTGAACGAGGTGCAGCCGGTTGGCAGCCCGTTCACACAATCTCTGGCGGCCGAATATCGTGATTTCGCCAATCGCGAAATGAACGACATGTTCGATTACCCGGATGCAATCCACTTCGCCCGTAAAGGTCTGGCAGCAGCAGGCGGTGACGCCGTGATGCCGGAACCGATCAGCGATTGGAACTTGCTCCCTCGCCACATGGAAGAGCTGAGCGCTGGCCGTGGCCGTTTGATCAATGCATTTGATCGTGGCGCACGTGACATTGCTCCGCAATTGTCCGCCGTGGCCCAGGCCCGCTTTGATTGCTGGATCGAGCAGCAAGAAGAAAACTGGCAGGAAGACGACATCGGCGCTTGCAAATCGCAATTCGCTGAAGCCATGGCCCAGTTGGAAGCCTTGTTGCCGGCACCGGCACCGATGCCTGCTGAAGACGTGATGGCCCCGGTATCCGCACTGGATATGGGCGCATCCGATCCGATGGCGGCTGCTGACTCCATGTATCTGGTCTTCTTCGACTTCGACTCGTCCGTTGTAAACGCTGGTGGTAACAGCGTCCTGGACGCCGTTGCAGCCGAAATCAGCAAACGCAGCGTCAACATGGTCAGCGTTGTTGGTCACACCGACAGCTCCGGCTCCGACGCGTACAACGACAAACTGGCCATGCGCCGCGGTAACGCCGTGCGTGACGCTCTGATCAAACGCGGCATCGACCCGGCGAAGATCAACGTCGAAGGCCGTGGCGAGCGTGAACTGCTGGTCAAAACCGCTGACGGTGTGCGCGAGCCCGCCAACCGTCGTGGTCAGATCAGCTTCCAGTAA
- a CDS encoding TrkH family potassium uptake protein: MDLRPIFYVVGALLCILAISMSVPMFVDMVHNHADWKVFLLCMAITAFFGGTTVLTNASDKPFQLTIKQTFLLTAISWFALAAFGALPFWLASETDIDFTDAFFEAVSGITTTGATVLTGLDSMPPGILMWRCMLNALGGIGFIVAAMAVLPFLRVGGMQLYRTESSDKSDKVLPRMQKVATAIAYIYFGLIALCALCYWMAGMSGFDAITHAMSSVATGGFANYDSSFGAFLERPHILWISMIFMILGGLPFVLYIKVLGGNFNALISNTQVRTFLALLGGSILVSTIWLSMKGVLPFGEALLQSAFNIVSVVTTTGYASADYMQWGPFFVVFFFILTFFGGCTGSTSGGVKIMRYQVMALILGRHFQKLQQPNAIIALHYDGRTLPDDVPYSVMVFIFGFLGTFIALALALSMCGLDFITSLSGAATALTNVGPGLGPIIGPAGNFSTLPDAAKWLISAGMMLGRLELFTLLVLVMPSFWRK, translated from the coding sequence ATGGACCTCAGACCCATTTTTTACGTTGTCGGCGCCCTGCTCTGCATTCTGGCCATCAGCATGAGCGTGCCAATGTTTGTCGATATGGTGCACAATCACGCGGATTGGAAAGTCTTTCTGCTCTGCATGGCGATTACCGCTTTCTTTGGCGGAACCACGGTCCTGACCAACGCCAGCGACAAACCATTTCAATTAACAATCAAGCAAACATTCCTGTTAACCGCGATCAGCTGGTTTGCGCTGGCTGCGTTTGGGGCGTTGCCCTTCTGGCTGGCCAGTGAAACGGATATTGATTTCACCGACGCCTTTTTTGAAGCCGTATCGGGTATCACAACAACAGGCGCAACCGTTCTGACCGGGCTCGACTCTATGCCGCCAGGGATTTTGATGTGGCGGTGCATGTTAAACGCATTGGGCGGAATTGGGTTTATTGTTGCCGCTATGGCGGTTTTGCCCTTCCTGCGCGTTGGCGGGATGCAATTATATCGCACAGAATCATCCGATAAATCTGACAAGGTTTTACCGCGGATGCAAAAGGTAGCAACCGCGATTGCCTATATTTATTTCGGCCTGATTGCCCTTTGTGCATTGTGTTACTGGATGGCGGGTATGTCCGGGTTTGACGCCATCACGCACGCCATGAGCTCGGTCGCAACAGGTGGGTTTGCAAACTACGACAGCTCGTTCGGTGCCTTTCTAGAACGCCCCCATATTCTCTGGATCTCGATGATCTTCATGATCCTGGGCGGCCTTCCTTTCGTGCTTTATATCAAAGTATTGGGTGGAAACTTCAACGCATTGATCAGCAATACTCAGGTCCGCACGTTTTTGGCATTATTGGGCGGATCTATTTTAGTATCTACAATATGGCTGTCCATGAAAGGCGTCCTTCCCTTTGGTGAAGCCTTGTTGCAAAGCGCCTTTAATATTGTCTCCGTTGTGACAACCACCGGCTATGCCTCGGCAGATTATATGCAATGGGGACCGTTCTTCGTTGTCTTTTTCTTCATCCTCACGTTTTTTGGTGGGTGTACGGGGTCGACATCGGGTGGCGTAAAGATCATGCGTTATCAGGTGATGGCGTTGATTTTGGGACGTCACTTCCAGAAACTGCAACAACCCAATGCCATTATCGCCCTGCATTATGACGGACGAACATTGCCGGATGACGTGCCCTATTCCGTGATGGTTTTTATCTTTGGCTTTCTTGGAACATTCATTGCGCTGGCATTGGCCTTGTCCATGTGCGGCCTTGACTTCATCACGAGCCTCAGCGGCGCGGCTACGGCGTTAACGAACGTCGGCCCCGGGTTGGGGCCAATCATCGGCCCGGCGGGTAACTTCTCTACCCTCCCGGATGCGGCCAAGTGGCTGATCTCTGCCGGGATGATGTTGGGCCGTTTGGAACTCTTCACCTTGCTGGTTCTGGTTATGCCCAGCTTCTGGCGAAAATAA